A section of the Bombus fervidus isolate BK054 chromosome 9, iyBomFerv1, whole genome shotgun sequence genome encodes:
- the LOC139991228 gene encoding E3 ubiquitin-protein ligase TM129 — translation MSAFLFYTLFYILMSGCIIYPPTEFVSAGLTIKDIFSNLLGSENEFFVQYHIRKSVITLLIYSMLPFGYAFGLVLFGHIDAVNVLLSDVNLWSIFVTCSILIPLYTLSKILIWSMNNWSKHPIAKNLAVYCNSNNNNNSIPWTTVASDINVEYQRIDKIILTTNSITCVIATDNWIIKVLPYTIMVAHQSDTALIVNRSDTHEMSPVTRGEVQFINIEVKPTRTGSQPFDIRLNVFDFKNLQDKVSRPITILQNITFHKTLLDKFIDNFKEHVQENPHYGYAEELSQCIGCMQALSNVKLHKQCSSGIGSGNPEDCMVCYCRPMWCIECMAKWFASRQDENAPETWLSSKCTCPVCRARFCILDVCLIQSI, via the exons atgtctgcctttttgttttatactttgttttatattttaatgtcagGATGTATCATATATCCACCTACAGAATTTGTGTCAGCCGGTCTAAccataaaagatatattttcgaATTTGTTAGGCagtgaaaatgaattttttgtgCAATATCACATAAGAAAAAGTGTCATTACGTTACTTATATATTCTATGCTCCCGTTtg gTTATGCGTTTGGTTTAGTTCTGTTTGGACACATAGACGCTGTTAATGTATTATTAAGTGATGTCAATTTATGGTCAATATTTGTTACTTGTTCTATATTGATACCACTATATACTTtatctaaaattttaatatggtCAATGAATAATTGGAGCAAGCATCCTATAGCAAAAAATCTTGCAGTTTATTGTAACagcaataacaataataacagTATACCATGGACTACAGTAGCTTCTGATATCAATGTAGAATATCAAAG aatagaTAAGATAATACTTACTACAAATAGTATAACATGTGTAATAGCTACTGATAATTGGATAATTAAAGTTCTACCTTATACAATAATGGTTGCCCATCAGAGTGATACAGCTTTAATAGTTAACAGAAGTGATACTCATGAAATGTCACCTGTGACAAGAGGAGAAGTtcagtttattaatattgag GTAAAACCTACTAGAACAGGATCACAGCCTTTTGACATACGATTAAATGtatttgattttaaaaatCTGCAAGACAAAGTCTCTCGTCCTATCACTATATTACAAAACATTACATTTCATAAAACTTTACTTGATAAATTCAttgataattttaaagaaCATGTACAAGAAAATCCACATTATGGATATGCAGAG gAATTAAGTCAATGTATAGGATGTATGCAAGCTTTAtcaaatgtaaaattacataaacaaTGTAGTAGTGGTATAGGAAGTGGAAATCCTGAAGACTGCATGGTATGTTACTGTCGTCCAATGTGGTGCATAGAATGTATGGCAAAATG gtTTGCATCAAGGCAAGATGAAAATGCACCTGAAACATGGTTATCTTCTAAATGTACTTGTCCAGTATGCAGAGCACGATTTTGTATTTTAGATGTATGTCTTATACAgtcaatttaa